A stretch of Imperialibacter roseus DNA encodes these proteins:
- a CDS encoding BspA family leucine-rich repeat surface protein codes for MRSLLLLLTLAFGTAELSAQPFITVWKTDNPGSSEDNQIRIPADGTSYNYDIYWEDITNSEVNGTASGITGVHTITFPAAGTYKVEISGTFPQISFSNSIHGGDREKIIDISQWGSIAWVSMSGAFYRCTNLTMSATDLPNLAGVTSMSNMFYGATSFNGAIGNWNVSNVTTMGAAFYEAASFNNSLTSWDVSQVTSFAAMFYGASAFDQDLGSWNVGAATNFNSMFSGAASFNQDIGGWDVSHATKMTYMLEGAVLFDQDLSGWDVSNVKDMTGMFNGCSLFNQPIGGWDVSAVTDMKHMFNGATLFNQDITGWNVSGVTNMSGMFASAKTFNQDISGWDVANVVNISSMFQQATSFNQPIGTWNTGSAVYANSTFYGATAFNQDLSNWDMSHVTTAASMFSGASSFNGDIGNWDVSNVTLMRDMFSRSDFNGDISAWDVSKVEDMSHMFSFSAFNQNIGAWEVGNVSNMLWMFRQNRHFNQDIGGWDVSKVTDMGYMFYVADAFNQDISNWDVSNVTDMEEMLSSSGLSTENYDKVLTGWSSLPSLQSDVVFGASDISFCEAMESRQLLVDDFGWTIADAGQICSPTDIELDNQSVSENEEVGSLVGLLSVVDIDNRGVRRYYLSGQNASLFSIEDNQLLTAEVFNFEDTLAYEINITVEDSDGLKFSKVFVINIVDVNEDPFVLSAISDARGDTGFGEQTFNLVGVFEDPDGDVLTFSVAVADNAIVGTSLAGSVLTIFEKEMGNTDITITADDGHSGQVEMAFNFRVNTWPVVAGPIEDINILEGTPRSSILLTNFFSDVDADLLTFEASSNDESVVFVWAEGIYLNFTYNAPGSATVNVSADDGHGGTVETFFDYTMTALFSLENPIEDQLFQEGFDKAEINLTEVFKNNSGRDMFYDVSLSDVAVAEVNISGDVMKIQEIANGKTTVTLLATDRNGHSTPTDFVLTINSSPIVVVPLEDHAEAEGVGTVSYDISETFADMDGDMLIYSVESSKEEVAVAFIEGELLTIKEIGNGFSFITVTAGDGKGATVSEVFTFEILKNRLLAAKSLDLGASFVLYPNPVSKIVNLTGSLINQNSGISITDLSGRSYAVDVIYKDGEIQLDVSELSKGVYVLILDLDGRPQAKKFIKE; via the coding sequence ATGAGATCACTTCTCCTGCTTTTGACCCTGGCCTTTGGCACGGCCGAACTTTCTGCGCAGCCATTTATTACCGTTTGGAAAACGGACAACCCGGGGAGCTCAGAAGATAACCAGATCAGGATTCCGGCGGACGGTACAAGCTACAACTACGACATCTATTGGGAAGATATTACTAATTCTGAAGTGAATGGGACAGCCAGTGGAATAACAGGTGTCCATACCATCACCTTTCCTGCAGCGGGCACCTACAAGGTGGAGATCTCAGGCACTTTTCCTCAGATCTCTTTTAGTAACTCGATACACGGAGGTGACCGGGAGAAGATCATTGATATCAGCCAGTGGGGCTCTATTGCCTGGGTTTCGATGTCAGGTGCGTTTTACCGGTGCACAAACCTGACAATGAGCGCCACAGATCTCCCCAACCTTGCAGGTGTTACCTCGATGTCCAATATGTTCTATGGGGCGACCAGTTTTAACGGTGCCATTGGGAATTGGAATGTAAGTAACGTCACCACTATGGGAGCAGCTTTTTATGAAGCGGCTTCTTTCAATAACAGCCTTACTTCCTGGGACGTCAGCCAGGTCACTAGTTTTGCCGCTATGTTCTATGGTGCCTCGGCTTTTGATCAGGATCTCGGCAGTTGGAATGTAGGCGCCGCAACGAACTTCAATTCTATGTTTTCCGGAGCAGCCAGTTTCAATCAGGACATAGGCGGCTGGGACGTGAGCCATGCTACCAAAATGACCTATATGTTGGAAGGAGCTGTCCTGTTTGACCAGGACCTTAGCGGCTGGGATGTGAGCAACGTCAAGGACATGACGGGCATGTTTAATGGTTGCAGCTTGTTCAATCAACCCATTGGAGGCTGGGACGTGAGTGCTGTAACCGATATGAAACATATGTTCAATGGTGCGACCTTGTTTAATCAGGACATCACCGGCTGGAACGTGTCCGGCGTAACCAACATGTCTGGCATGTTTGCGAGCGCTAAAACCTTTAATCAGGACATCAGTGGTTGGGATGTTGCCAACGTGGTGAATATTTCGAGCATGTTTCAACAGGCAACTAGCTTCAACCAGCCGATTGGTACCTGGAATACTGGCAGCGCCGTCTATGCCAACTCCACCTTCTATGGAGCTACCGCTTTCAATCAGGATCTTAGCAACTGGGACATGAGCCATGTCACCACAGCGGCAAGCATGTTCAGTGGAGCATCCTCATTCAACGGTGATATAGGTAACTGGGATGTAAGCAACGTTACGCTTATGAGGGATATGTTTAGCAGGAGTGACTTTAATGGGGATATCTCCGCCTGGGATGTGTCCAAGGTGGAGGATATGTCTCATATGTTCTCATTCTCAGCGTTCAACCAGAACATTGGTGCCTGGGAGGTTGGTAATGTCTCAAACATGCTATGGATGTTTCGACAGAACCGTCACTTCAATCAGGACATCGGGGGATGGGATGTAAGCAAAGTAACAGATATGGGTTACATGTTTTATGTGGCTGATGCATTCAATCAGGACATCAGTAATTGGGACGTTTCTAATGTAACCGATATGGAAGAAATGCTTTCTTCCTCTGGCTTGTCGACCGAAAATTATGACAAGGTGCTTACTGGGTGGTCATCGTTGCCTTCTTTGCAAAGTGATGTGGTGTTTGGCGCCTCAGACATTAGTTTCTGCGAAGCAATGGAGTCCAGGCAGCTGTTAGTAGACGATTTTGGTTGGACAATTGCCGATGCCGGGCAGATTTGCAGCCCGACAGACATCGAGCTAGATAATCAATCAGTCAGCGAGAATGAGGAGGTTGGATCACTGGTAGGCCTGCTATCGGTGGTAGATATCGACAACCGTGGAGTGCGCCGGTATTATCTTTCAGGACAAAATGCCAGCTTATTTTCTATCGAGGATAACCAGCTGCTAACTGCAGAAGTGTTCAATTTCGAGGACACCCTTGCCTATGAAATCAATATCACGGTGGAAGACTCCGACGGGCTAAAATTTTCGAAGGTTTTTGTGATCAACATCGTTGATGTCAACGAGGATCCCTTTGTTCTAAGCGCTATTAGTGACGCTAGAGGGGACACAGGTTTCGGTGAACAAACCTTCAACCTAGTAGGTGTATTTGAAGACCCTGACGGTGACGTCCTGACTTTTAGTGTTGCCGTAGCGGACAACGCCATAGTGGGAACTAGTTTGGCTGGCTCAGTACTTACAATATTCGAAAAGGAAATGGGAAATACCGACATAACCATAACCGCAGATGATGGCCATTCAGGACAGGTTGAGATGGCCTTCAATTTCAGGGTGAATACCTGGCCGGTTGTTGCTGGTCCCATAGAAGATATCAACATTCTTGAGGGAACCCCACGTTCAAGCATTCTCCTTACGAATTTTTTCTCAGATGTTGACGCTGATTTGCTGACATTTGAAGCCAGCAGCAATGATGAAAGTGTTGTGTTTGTGTGGGCCGAGGGGATCTACTTAAATTTTACTTACAATGCCCCTGGGTCAGCTACGGTCAACGTGTCGGCCGACGATGGACACGGCGGCACAGTTGAGACTTTTTTCGACTACACAATGACAGCTCTTTTTTCTTTGGAGAACCCCATCGAAGACCAGCTTTTTCAGGAAGGGTTTGATAAGGCTGAGATAAACCTTACCGAAGTGTTTAAAAACAACAGCGGTAGGGACATGTTTTATGATGTGTCGTTGAGTGATGTAGCGGTTGCCGAAGTAAATATCAGCGGTGATGTAATGAAAATCCAGGAGATCGCCAACGGCAAAACGACTGTTACACTTCTGGCGACTGACCGAAATGGTCACAGTACGCCAACTGATTTTGTTTTAACGATCAACAGCAGTCCAATCGTGGTAGTTCCTCTGGAAGACCATGCAGAAGCAGAAGGTGTCGGGACTGTGTCGTATGATATTTCGGAAACATTTGCTGATATGGATGGAGACATGCTGATCTATAGCGTAGAAAGCAGTAAAGAAGAGGTTGCGGTCGCATTTATCGAAGGAGAGCTATTAACTATCAAGGAGATAGGAAACGGGTTCAGTTTTATTACTGTAACAGCAGGTGACGGTAAAGGGGCGACAGTAAGTGAAGTCTTTACATTTGAAATACTCAAAAATAGATTGTTGGCTGCCAAAAGTTTAGATCTAGGGGCGTCTTTCGTACTCTACCCTAACCCCGTTTCAAAGATAGTCAACCTGACCGGGTCGTTAATCAACCAAAATTCCGGCATCTCTATCACCGATTTATCAGGACGATCATATGCTGTTGATGTGATATACAAGGATGGTGAGATCCAACTGGATGTTAGTGAATTGTCAAAAGGGGTCTACGTGCTCATTCTCGACCTGGATGGAAGGCCGCAGGCAAAGAAGTTTATAAAAGAGTAG
- a CDS encoding PQQ-binding-like beta-propeller repeat protein, whose product MTHYNQPISHQSCRDDIHEKSTFSQFRKSFRNDKIVRGDSQSQRDDTLVIQNANPLTKSPVGTAYRCLFLSLGLLAVLAAEAQVLTPSWEISLPGKLKWMQINDYGILIASCDNGLYGVNPEDGSKLWEITTLTNVPEANYQVIEGTPLVLITDKGGESQTLIINGLNGKLIFDSAKEALGSIISRKVIPEAGGVMIAYSSEVGDGITMFDYVTGDRKWDAKFEKAKGKDLQPQPIIDTEGNIVYALGKNLYKLNGSTGAILWQTDAKKNYIDLFLQPNAQVLFAVSGSPSSTFFEENTGKQIGLASGTAGNFAVDALDLSSGGEVWKKPVEYSKAKYSGVALGENDFLLFQTFSSGKIDYATGDHLWKKEKMGTGGEKNAGVFVTDKGLGYAMMDGVGRAYINFVNDAGEPMWKKRPVINGRLTYYKQYGNALFFISEQETNFLNLDDGTFMWNGDKYLSAGEVPISVVQDEDGSFVMYIKGKLVRVMPDQQDWVEITSNFAFRGELPTGLQLLPNGYLLTGNQNAMLISKSGRVGYHKFYPAPEQSFGAKLALGVLGAGTALTSFAYGASSIGYGMQGALQGNDDFTRKAQKQMTVATFTRDVTGGLGAMAQARFGEQAGTDTYKLILTKKDHSIGFVKINILTGEEEGQIVTNDRTPDFSIDPIGKKVFLKSADDRVACYDL is encoded by the coding sequence ATGACACATTACAACCAGCCAATTAGCCACCAGTCCTGCAGGGACGACATACACGAAAAAAGCACCTTTAGCCAATTCAGAAAGTCTTTTAGGAATGATAAAATAGTAAGAGGCGACAGTCAGTCCCAGCGGGACGACACATTGGTAATACAGAATGCAAATCCACTAACAAAAAGTCCCGTAGGGACGGCATATCGGTGTCTCTTCCTTTCACTCGGACTCCTGGCGGTGCTGGCTGCCGAGGCACAGGTGCTCACCCCCTCCTGGGAAATTTCTCTCCCAGGCAAGCTGAAATGGATGCAGATCAACGACTACGGTATCCTCATCGCTTCCTGCGACAACGGGCTGTATGGGGTGAACCCCGAAGATGGGAGCAAGCTGTGGGAAATCACCACCCTCACCAACGTGCCCGAGGCCAATTACCAGGTGATTGAAGGCACACCCCTGGTGCTGATTACCGACAAGGGCGGCGAGTCACAAACCCTGATCATCAATGGCCTGAACGGCAAGCTGATTTTTGACTCGGCCAAAGAGGCCCTGGGATCGATTATCAGCAGGAAGGTGATCCCCGAGGCGGGTGGGGTAATGATTGCCTACAGCAGCGAGGTCGGTGATGGCATCACGATGTTTGACTATGTGACCGGCGACAGAAAATGGGACGCAAAATTCGAAAAGGCCAAAGGCAAAGACCTGCAACCCCAACCCATTATCGACACGGAGGGCAATATTGTATACGCCCTGGGGAAAAACCTCTATAAGCTGAACGGCAGCACCGGGGCCATCCTGTGGCAGACCGACGCCAAAAAGAACTACATCGACCTGTTTTTGCAACCCAACGCACAGGTGCTGTTTGCCGTGAGCGGCTCCCCTTCTTCTACTTTTTTTGAAGAAAACACCGGCAAGCAAATTGGCCTTGCCAGCGGCACTGCCGGTAATTTTGCCGTGGATGCCCTCGACCTCAGCAGCGGCGGGGAAGTATGGAAAAAGCCGGTGGAGTATTCCAAGGCCAAATACAGCGGGGTCGCCTTGGGCGAAAATGATTTTTTGCTCTTTCAAACGTTTAGCTCCGGCAAAATTGACTACGCCACGGGGGATCACCTGTGGAAAAAGGAAAAAATGGGCACGGGCGGCGAAAAGAATGCCGGGGTGTTTGTGACCGACAAAGGCCTGGGCTATGCCATGATGGATGGTGTGGGCAGGGCCTATATCAATTTTGTGAACGACGCTGGTGAGCCGATGTGGAAAAAACGACCAGTCATCAATGGGCGGTTGACTTACTACAAACAGTACGGAAACGCCCTCTTCTTCATCAGCGAACAAGAAACCAATTTTCTTAACCTCGACGACGGCACCTTTATGTGGAATGGTGACAAATATTTATCGGCTGGAGAGGTGCCCATCAGTGTGGTGCAGGACGAGGACGGCAGCTTTGTGATGTATATCAAAGGCAAGCTGGTGCGGGTAATGCCCGACCAACAGGATTGGGTGGAAATCACCTCCAACTTTGCCTTCAGGGGGGAATTGCCTACGGGCCTGCAACTATTGCCCAACGGCTACCTGCTCACAGGTAATCAAAATGCCATGTTGATAAGCAAGAGCGGTAGGGTTGGCTACCACAAGTTTTATCCCGCTCCGGAACAAAGCTTTGGTGCTAAGCTGGCACTCGGTGTGCTGGGTGCCGGCACGGCCCTCACCAGCTTTGCCTATGGGGCTTCTTCTATTGGCTATGGCATGCAGGGAGCCCTTCAGGGCAACGACGATTTTACCAGAAAGGCCCAGAAGCAAATGACGGTGGCCACTTTTACCAGAGACGTGACCGGAGGCCTGGGGGCTATGGCCCAGGCCAGGTTTGGGGAGCAGGCAGGCACTGATACCTACAAGCTAATACTCACGAAAAAGGATCATAGCATCGGCTTTGTGAAGATCAATATTTTGACGGGCGAAGAGGAAGGGCAAATTGTGACCAACGACCGTACCCCAGATTTCTCCATCGATCCCATTGGCAAAAAGGTGTTTTTGAAGTCGGCTGACGACAGGGTGGCCTGTTATGACCTGTAA
- a CDS encoding PorP/SprF family type IX secretion system membrane protein produces MLLANYNRLYVKIYCLFLFTYPCCSLLFAQQTPLYSQYFLNQYLYNPALAGYSGVPSAFFLYRKQWVGVNGAPETQVFTLDTKLNNENIGLGLAFFNDVTNIIGRTSGALTGSYKIDFTPNQELRFGLSFLAIQNRIFFDRIQADDISDPTLLSAVDQRTVFEGNAGLHYTLKKLHVGFASEQLFQNTIKYNNEALFQSLDYTFVRHYYTTLDYTFAASPHVDIKPMVLLRTVQGLPSQADLNLMVNYKQLVWLNMNYRPKIGAGFSIGTQLAEQFVFGYTYEFPTTDLSILGSSTHEFVLGLRLRKSSDSPIAREKGGSIKSLEKQTAIQYEKIDALKQENELVSGQLNETQSQLAAQNEELRLLREIVNGYQDDLSKAIVRLQANPDDTTSVEEGPYYLVVGALRNLDDAKLFQRILKREAGLDTKVTQSASGTWYFVYSQEMNELENANGLINELMESKAKPFIIGVPWIYKWEQR; encoded by the coding sequence ATGCTGTTGGCCAATTATAATAGATTGTATGTTAAAATATACTGTCTATTTTTATTCACATACCCTTGTTGTTCATTGCTTTTTGCGCAACAAACGCCCCTTTACAGCCAGTATTTTCTTAATCAATACCTTTACAACCCCGCTTTGGCGGGCTATTCGGGAGTGCCCAGTGCCTTCTTTTTGTACCGCAAACAGTGGGTGGGCGTGAACGGCGCACCGGAAACCCAGGTATTTACCCTCGACACAAAACTGAACAATGAAAACATAGGGCTTGGCCTTGCCTTTTTCAACGACGTCACCAATATCATCGGGCGGACGTCTGGCGCATTAACGGGCTCCTACAAAATCGATTTTACCCCCAACCAGGAACTGCGCTTTGGCCTGTCCTTTCTGGCCATTCAAAACCGGATATTCTTCGACCGCATACAGGCCGACGACATCAGCGACCCTACCCTGCTGAGTGCCGTGGATCAGCGGACGGTGTTTGAGGGAAATGCGGGGCTGCACTACACCCTGAAGAAACTCCATGTGGGCTTTGCCAGCGAGCAGCTGTTTCAAAACACCATTAAATACAACAACGAGGCGCTGTTTCAGTCGCTCGACTATACGTTTGTCCGGCACTACTACACCACGCTCGACTACACGTTTGCGGCCAGCCCCCATGTCGACATTAAGCCGATGGTGCTCCTGCGCACGGTGCAGGGGCTGCCCTCCCAGGCTGACCTGAACCTAATGGTGAATTACAAGCAGCTGGTGTGGCTCAATATGAACTACCGGCCAAAGATTGGCGCAGGGTTCTCCATTGGCACGCAGCTGGCTGAGCAGTTTGTGTTTGGCTATACCTACGAGTTTCCCACCACCGACCTGAGTATTTTGGGGAGCTCCACCCACGAATTTGTGCTGGGGCTGAGGCTGCGCAAATCAAGCGACTCGCCCATAGCCAGAGAAAAGGGCGGCAGCATCAAGTCGCTGGAGAAACAGACGGCCATTCAGTATGAAAAAATTGATGCCCTGAAGCAGGAAAATGAGCTGGTGAGCGGGCAGCTGAACGAAACACAAAGCCAGCTGGCAGCGCAGAACGAGGAGCTCCGCCTGCTCAGGGAAATTGTGAACGGCTACCAGGACGACCTGTCGAAGGCCATTGTGCGGCTCCAGGCCAACCCCGATGATACAACTTCTGTTGAGGAAGGGCCTTACTATCTGGTGGTGGGGGCCCTGCGCAATCTGGACGACGCCAAGCTCTTTCAGCGGATTTTGAAACGGGAGGCCGGGCTCGATACCAAAGTGACCCAAAGCGCCTCGGGCACCTGGTATTTTGTGTACTCTCAGGAGATGAACGAGCTGGAAAATGCGAATGGGCTCATCAACGAACTGATGGAGAGCAAGGCTAAACCTTTCATTATAGGCGTGCCGTGGATTTATAAATGGGAGCAGCGGTGA